A genomic stretch from Marinobacter fonticola includes:
- a CDS encoding carbon-nitrogen hydrolase family protein encodes MTNRSVAVLQMVSGHDLDQNLADARELLEAASEKGAVAAVLPENFAVLSTRQMLERGQDERTPEGPIRSFLAEQARRLGLWIIGGSLPIAARPDGTELSDRVRASCLVFNDEGKQVARYDKIHLFDAHVEDAQGRYRESETFEPGEDVVTVDTPFGCLGLAICYDLRFPELFRLLREKGAEWVTLPSAFTYQTGAAHWHPLVRARAIENQFWMVAAGQGGEHDSKRRTYGHSMIVDPWGTMTAQVSEGMTLTLDELSPERLETTRDRMPVWLHRRLQPKA; translated from the coding sequence ATGACGAACCGTAGTGTAGCTGTATTGCAAATGGTGAGCGGTCACGATCTTGACCAAAATCTGGCTGATGCTCGCGAGCTTCTCGAAGCGGCGAGTGAGAAAGGGGCGGTGGCTGCTGTATTGCCGGAGAATTTCGCAGTACTTAGCACACGCCAAATGTTGGAGCGAGGCCAGGATGAGCGGACCCCCGAAGGCCCGATCCGTTCGTTCCTGGCGGAGCAGGCGCGTCGTTTAGGATTGTGGATTATTGGCGGGTCCCTGCCCATCGCCGCCCGGCCGGACGGCACTGAGCTGAGCGACCGGGTTCGCGCCAGTTGCCTTGTTTTCAACGATGAAGGGAAGCAGGTAGCGCGTTACGATAAGATCCACCTGTTCGATGCGCACGTTGAAGATGCCCAAGGGCGCTATCGCGAGTCGGAAACCTTCGAGCCCGGCGAGGACGTGGTGACGGTGGACACTCCTTTCGGATGCCTGGGGCTCGCGATTTGCTACGATCTGCGCTTCCCGGAGCTATTTCGACTGCTGCGGGAGAAGGGGGCCGAATGGGTGACGTTGCCCAGTGCCTTTACCTACCAGACGGGAGCGGCCCACTGGCATCCGCTCGTACGGGCGCGTGCTATCGAGAATCAGTTCTGGATGGTGGCTGCCGGGCAGGGCGGCGAGCATGATTCGAAACGCCGCACGTATGGCCACTCGATGATTGTCGACCCGTGGGGAACCATGACAGCGCAAGTCAGTGAAGGCATGACGCTAACCTTGGACGAGTTGAGTCCGGAACGCCTGGAAACAACCCGTGACCGTATGCCGGTGTGGCTGCATCGGCGCTTGCAACCAAAGGCTTAA
- the yjgA gene encoding ribosome biogenesis factor YjgA, with protein sequence MTTEEDDFQGDEDYKSKSQLKREMHALQDLGKRLIELRPDQVAPLPISDRLRAAIDESRRITQREARRRHLQYIGKAIRQEEQLDELIRAIEAYDSGSAEHTRRQHLAERWRDRLIAEGDALVGEFIDYCPSADIQHLRNLTRNARRDAQKEKNTGQAKKLFRYLRECVDEQENPS encoded by the coding sequence ATGACGACCGAAGAAGACGATTTCCAGGGCGACGAAGACTACAAGAGTAAATCCCAACTCAAGCGCGAAATGCATGCGCTACAAGACCTCGGCAAACGTCTGATCGAGCTTCGCCCCGATCAGGTCGCGCCCCTCCCCATCAGCGACAGGCTACGGGCAGCCATCGACGAATCACGCCGCATCACCCAGCGCGAGGCGCGCCGTCGCCACCTGCAATACATTGGGAAAGCGATTCGCCAGGAGGAGCAGCTCGACGAACTAATCCGCGCGATTGAAGCCTATGACAGCGGCAGCGCCGAGCACACCCGCCGCCAGCATCTGGCTGAGCGCTGGCGCGATCGTTTGATCGCCGAGGGCGATGCGCTCGTGGGCGAGTTTATCGACTACTGTCCGTCCGCCGATATTCAGCACCTGCGCAACCTGACACGCAATGCCCGCCGCGACGCACAGAAAGAAAAGAATACCGGCCAGGCGAAGAAACTCTTCCGCTACCTGCGCGAGTGCGTCGACGAACAGGAAAATCCGAGCTGA
- a CDS encoding YhdP family protein produces MEATSSQDEVEKSRALRWIERSANLIWGLVLALLIVVALYVVIGRQLVSAVGDYRQELEAELSQRLGQPVHIDGLEGRWRGFDPVILIAGIEVEEVAPSNEPAARIDSIRIRLDALTSLLRQRLVFSDFIASGLDLTLEQTPSGAMAIQGVPLAHSSVLSDETSAEKTAGGPRAWIDKLGGILSDPSVQLNQLRLGLKVPEEELRTFFIPQVDLLYERGVFSASGRAMQPGSAIQLARFYLKGEHFFRGDFDGKLYLDIDSGRLFDALMARYDWQERAIVGFEADGQAWLDFRGGELQSVNAKVSIPHLQLRAQGQSQAPVESVQAHVGWRHASDGGWRIDVKDLSWQWGGDSVEPIDLSIVRDSEWELRSDSIPLGSVTPMVLAMVPLGETQRRALAGYQPGGQLQNVVLRTSGDGAFALAAELDGVSVAAYDGAPGASGLKGTVNMTESAGRVHVDTVSVTLGFPELFADYWQMERLSTQVNWLIEGSRKRVWSDWIDIRYRGDTRMEGAFELVLNDPGEDTLSLRVGSWNASAPMLAEFIPVKEVDREFYDWITTAVEEASVPEGWFYGHGQINEGAPKGSFSVSMRYRFEDARLKYDEAWPVITGISGSVEVHNKVAEIQIASGETGGLQLEPSSVKVDGDVSPTTVAIETAAPFNGEDVGHWLESSPLGELVGEAASDLHLEGDFHLDLGLELALSDDIQTKADVAVKTEDAQFAYSDTQAVWQNVAGTLHYSSDSGFSGDPLTARFLGNPVELALSRPDTGAPLRITQTGRIAVADVAEQFEMSLPPGIDGRATYSARLDLSSSGASSLAVSSSLANVSLEWPAPFGKPVGAAVPMELVMSWGENDGMLLSGHWSDRLAYRLRWAGGAFQRGRVELGVASTSLSGAPGLEVTGRVEHLDLAQWKNGLSQFDLAPSSGQGGPGLEAPDWLKRVALSIGSARAAGQQFNETVVLAIPDANGWRVSLDGEDVGGELFLPAGDQPIVVDLSKVILVSEEKGTPGSESLQAAVPFEENGIAGWPDVDVIIDALRLNGRDYGAWSFLFRPAADALEIQQLKGKVGSLVFDGDVVWSARNGTEQTQIDGTLAGGSLADISPWIDGSVPLRNEKSAIEVDLGWDGPPSNGSLETVEGTLGFRLDDGVILESNNTAQIFRIFGILNSDTLLRRLKLDFSDLYEAGVAFDAISGTAQLNSGTLTWEPELQIVGPSGAFKLTGSTSLVEETLDMRLVVVLPLTQNLPLAAILMGVAPPIGGALFVLDKVLGDPLSRLTSATYLVQGTWDKPDVDLRNVFDTGD; encoded by the coding sequence ATGGAAGCGACAAGTAGTCAGGACGAGGTAGAGAAATCGAGGGCACTGCGCTGGATTGAGCGCAGTGCCAATCTTATTTGGGGTTTGGTTCTCGCACTGCTGATCGTCGTCGCGTTGTACGTCGTCATCGGCCGCCAGCTGGTCTCTGCCGTTGGCGACTACCGCCAGGAACTTGAAGCCGAACTGTCACAGCGGCTGGGCCAACCGGTACACATTGATGGTCTGGAAGGTCGCTGGCGGGGGTTCGATCCCGTCATCCTGATCGCCGGTATCGAGGTGGAGGAGGTGGCGCCATCAAACGAGCCAGCCGCCCGCATCGACAGCATACGGATCAGGCTGGATGCGTTGACGTCGCTATTAAGACAGCGTCTGGTGTTTAGCGATTTTATCGCCAGCGGGCTGGATCTAACACTGGAGCAGACCCCGTCCGGTGCCATGGCAATCCAGGGTGTTCCTCTGGCCCATTCCTCTGTGCTCAGTGATGAAACGTCCGCGGAGAAAACGGCGGGCGGCCCGAGAGCGTGGATCGATAAGCTCGGCGGCATTCTTTCCGATCCCTCTGTACAGCTGAACCAGCTTCGACTGGGACTCAAGGTCCCGGAAGAAGAGCTGCGAACCTTTTTTATTCCTCAGGTCGACCTGCTTTACGAACGCGGAGTCTTCAGCGCTTCCGGCCGCGCGATGCAGCCGGGTTCGGCGATCCAGCTGGCGCGCTTTTACCTGAAAGGCGAGCACTTCTTCCGCGGGGATTTTGACGGCAAACTCTACCTGGATATCGATTCCGGCCGACTGTTCGACGCTCTAATGGCTCGTTATGACTGGCAGGAACGGGCTATCGTCGGTTTCGAAGCCGATGGGCAGGCCTGGCTGGACTTCCGGGGGGGCGAGCTCCAGTCCGTCAACGCCAAGGTTTCTATCCCGCATCTTCAGCTTCGTGCTCAAGGCCAAAGCCAAGCACCCGTCGAATCGGTGCAGGCTCACGTGGGGTGGCGTCACGCGTCCGATGGAGGCTGGCGTATCGACGTAAAGGATCTCTCGTGGCAGTGGGGCGGTGACTCGGTCGAGCCTATCGACCTTAGTATTGTCCGGGACAGTGAATGGGAGCTTCGCTCGGACTCGATCCCGCTCGGGAGCGTGACCCCCATGGTATTGGCCATGGTGCCGCTGGGAGAAACGCAGCGTAGGGCCTTGGCCGGCTACCAGCCTGGTGGCCAACTACAGAACGTTGTGCTGCGGACGTCCGGCGATGGCGCCTTCGCGCTCGCGGCAGAGCTGGACGGCGTTTCGGTGGCGGCCTACGACGGCGCGCCCGGCGCCAGTGGGTTGAAAGGGACCGTCAACATGACGGAGTCCGCAGGCCGGGTCCATGTGGATACCGTTTCCGTGACCCTCGGCTTCCCCGAACTCTTTGCCGACTACTGGCAAATGGAACGGCTCAGCACCCAGGTTAACTGGCTGATAGAGGGGAGCCGTAAGCGCGTCTGGTCCGACTGGATCGATATACGGTATCGCGGCGATACGCGAATGGAAGGCGCTTTCGAGCTGGTGCTCAACGATCCCGGCGAAGATACACTCTCGTTGCGGGTCGGAAGCTGGAATGCCAGCGCGCCAATGCTGGCTGAGTTCATTCCGGTCAAGGAAGTCGATCGGGAGTTCTACGATTGGATAACGACCGCGGTTGAAGAGGCGAGCGTTCCGGAAGGTTGGTTTTACGGTCATGGCCAGATCAACGAGGGCGCCCCAAAGGGGAGCTTCAGCGTCAGCATGCGTTATCGATTCGAAGATGCAAGGCTGAAGTATGACGAGGCGTGGCCGGTGATAACCGGAATCTCGGGCAGCGTTGAGGTGCATAATAAAGTCGCCGAGATTCAAATTGCCTCGGGTGAAACGGGTGGACTGCAGCTTGAGCCGTCCTCGGTCAAGGTTGATGGCGATGTCTCGCCGACTACGGTCGCTATCGAAACCGCTGCGCCTTTTAACGGCGAGGATGTTGGTCATTGGCTTGAGTCGTCGCCTTTGGGCGAGCTTGTCGGAGAGGCTGCGAGCGATCTGCATCTTGAGGGCGACTTTCATCTCGATCTGGGTCTTGAGCTGGCACTGAGCGACGACATTCAAACCAAGGCCGACGTCGCGGTAAAAACCGAGGACGCCCAGTTTGCCTATAGCGACACCCAGGCGGTCTGGCAAAACGTTGCAGGCACCCTCCACTACAGCAGTGACTCGGGATTTTCCGGCGATCCGCTGACCGCGCGGTTTCTAGGCAATCCTGTCGAGCTGGCGCTGTCGCGGCCCGATACCGGTGCGCCGCTACGTATCACCCAGACCGGGCGCATAGCCGTTGCGGATGTGGCCGAGCAGTTCGAAATGTCTTTACCGCCCGGGATCGATGGGCGCGCCACATATTCCGCACGGTTGGACCTCTCTTCCAGCGGCGCATCGTCACTGGCCGTTTCTTCGTCACTGGCCAATGTTTCTTTGGAATGGCCAGCGCCCTTTGGCAAACCGGTGGGCGCTGCGGTACCGATGGAACTGGTGATGAGTTGGGGTGAGAACGATGGCATGTTGCTCTCCGGCCACTGGAGCGATCGCTTAGCCTATCGCCTGCGTTGGGCGGGTGGTGCGTTCCAGCGTGGCCGTGTCGAGCTGGGCGTGGCGTCAACATCGCTCTCGGGCGCCCCCGGATTGGAAGTAACGGGGCGTGTGGAACACTTGGATCTCGCGCAGTGGAAAAACGGGCTCTCGCAGTTTGACCTTGCGCCAAGTTCGGGACAGGGCGGACCGGGTCTGGAGGCGCCGGATTGGTTAAAGCGGGTGGCGCTCAGCATTGGGTCGGCGCGGGCCGCTGGCCAGCAGTTCAACGAAACCGTCGTGCTGGCCATACCCGACGCCAACGGTTGGCGCGTTTCACTGGATGGCGAGGATGTTGGGGGTGAGCTGTTTTTACCCGCCGGTGATCAGCCTATCGTGGTCGACCTCAGTAAAGTGATTCTGGTAAGCGAAGAAAAAGGGACGCCCGGGAGTGAGTCATTACAAGCAGCGGTGCCTTTCGAAGAGAACGGCATAGCGGGCTGGCCGGACGTGGATGTGATTATCGATGCTCTTCGCCTTAATGGCCGAGACTACGGTGCCTGGTCGTTTCTGTTTCGTCCTGCCGCCGATGCACTCGAAATTCAGCAATTAAAAGGTAAGGTGGGTAGCCTCGTATTCGATGGCGATGTGGTCTGGTCAGCACGCAATGGCACTGAGCAAACTCAGATCGACGGTACGCTCGCTGGTGGAAGTCTGGCGGATATCAGCCCGTGGATTGACGGGAGCGTCCCGTTGCGTAACGAAAAGAGCGCAATCGAAGTAGACCTCGGCTGGGATGGTCCTCCCAGCAATGGTTCGCTTGAAACCGTTGAAGGCACGCTGGGCTTTCGCCTGGACGATGGCGTAATCCTCGAGAGCAACAATACTGCCCAGATTTTTCGCATCTTCGGCATTTTGAATTCGGACACGCTCCTGCGGCGGTTGAAGCTGGATTTTTCAGATCTCTACGAGGCGGGTGTGGCTTTCGATGCTATTTCAGGCACGGCGCAATTGAACTCAGGTACCCTGACCTGGGAGCCGGAACTCCAGATCGTGGGGCCTTCGGGGGCGTTCAAATTAACCGGCTCCACCAGCCTGGTGGAGGAGACCCTCGATATGCGCCTGGTGGTGGTACTGCCACTGACCCAAAATCTACCGCTGGCGGCCATTCTGATGGGGGTCGCCCCGCCGATTGGGGGCGCCCTGTTTGTACTGGATAAAGTTTTGGGCGATCCTTTGAGTAGATTGACCAGCGCCACGTACTTGGTTCAGGGCACGTGGGATAAGCCGGATGTGGATCTGCGTAATGTCTTTGATACGGGGGATTAA
- a CDS encoding Maf family protein, with amino-acid sequence MRPVVLASASPRRRELLEQIGLPFSVAPVDIDETPLPGERPDHYVERLARQKAEAGLAGADDSDSLVIGSDTTVVCDDRIMGKPASEAEAAEMLALLSGRTHKVMTAVALAGEYGCYARLAVTEVRFRKITDGEIAAYWQTGEPADKAGGYGIQGRGAVFVDGLWGSYSAVVGLPLQETAELFEEAGQPVWNFWLSSAETPL; translated from the coding sequence ATGCGTCCCGTTGTACTTGCCTCTGCCTCCCCCCGGCGCCGGGAACTGCTCGAACAGATTGGGCTTCCATTTTCGGTAGCGCCGGTGGATATCGATGAAACGCCGCTTCCCGGCGAACGGCCGGATCACTATGTCGAGCGCCTCGCTCGTCAAAAAGCCGAAGCCGGACTGGCCGGGGCTGACGATTCCGATAGTTTGGTGATTGGCTCGGACACCACGGTGGTCTGCGACGATCGCATTATGGGTAAGCCCGCCAGTGAAGCGGAAGCGGCAGAGATGCTGGCACTCCTTTCCGGGCGCACGCACAAGGTGATGACGGCGGTGGCGTTGGCGGGAGAATACGGCTGCTATGCGCGCCTGGCTGTCACCGAAGTGCGGTTCAGGAAGATCACCGATGGGGAAATTGCAGCCTACTGGCAAACCGGCGAGCCGGCCGACAAGGCAGGCGGTTACGGCATTCAAGGCCGGGGCGCGGTATTCGTGGACGGCCTGTGGGGAAGCTATAGTGCCGTGGTGGGTCTGCCGTTGCAGGAAACAGCGGAATTGTTCGAGGAAGCAGGTCAGCCGGTGTGGAACTTCTGGCTGTCATCGGCGGAGACACCCTTATGA
- the rng gene encoding ribonuclease G has protein sequence MSEEILINVTPVETRVALVENGMLQETYIERTSRKGIVGNIYKGKVVRVLPGMEAAFVDIGLERAAFIHASDVMVAGNGDESASDTQRTVPDIRSLLREGQSLVVQVTKDPIGTKGARLTTQLSIPSRYLVFMPEVPHIGISQRIEDEAERARLKALVEQGAEALGASGGGYIIRTAAEGASAEDLLGDMKYLHRLNQSVVERNTSGKVPAVVYQDLPLFIRTIRDLIRPQTEKVRIDSRESYQRVMEFVDEFVTEFSDKVEYYPGERPIFDLYSVEDEIQKALSRKVQLKSGGYVIIDQTEAMTTIDINTGAFVGHRNLEETIFKTNLEAARSISRQLRLRNLGGIIIIDFIDMEDPEHQRQVHRMLEKMLERDHAKTKITGVSELGLVEMTRKRTTESLGQVLCESCPICDGRGFLKTPETVCYEVFREIMRVNRAYEAESYLVMAAQKVVDRLLDEESDNVADLETFIGKSIRFQVEPFYSQEQYDVVLL, from the coding sequence ATGAGTGAGGAAATCCTGATCAACGTGACGCCGGTCGAGACTCGCGTAGCGCTTGTTGAAAACGGCATGTTGCAGGAAACCTATATCGAGCGCACCAGCCGCAAAGGCATTGTCGGCAACATCTATAAGGGTAAGGTGGTGCGCGTGTTGCCCGGCATGGAGGCCGCTTTTGTCGATATTGGACTCGAACGGGCCGCTTTTATCCACGCCTCCGATGTCATGGTGGCCGGTAACGGCGACGAATCCGCGTCGGATACGCAAAGAACCGTTCCGGATATCCGGTCCCTGTTGCGAGAGGGTCAGTCACTGGTGGTTCAGGTGACCAAGGATCCGATTGGCACCAAGGGGGCACGGCTGACGACGCAGTTGTCGATTCCGTCGCGCTATCTGGTCTTCATGCCCGAGGTGCCGCACATCGGGATCTCCCAGCGTATCGAAGACGAAGCCGAGCGCGCCCGTTTGAAGGCGCTGGTGGAACAGGGTGCCGAAGCGTTGGGCGCGAGTGGCGGCGGGTACATCATCCGCACGGCCGCCGAAGGCGCCTCTGCCGAGGATCTGCTGGGCGACATGAAGTACCTCCATCGCCTGAATCAATCTGTTGTGGAGCGCAATACGTCCGGCAAGGTCCCCGCCGTCGTCTATCAGGACCTGCCGTTGTTTATCCGCACCATTCGTGATCTGATTCGGCCGCAAACGGAGAAGGTGCGCATCGACAGCCGGGAAAGCTATCAGCGGGTCATGGAGTTCGTCGACGAATTCGTCACCGAGTTTTCCGATAAAGTGGAGTACTATCCCGGCGAGCGTCCCATCTTCGACCTGTACAGCGTTGAAGACGAAATCCAGAAGGCGTTGAGTCGCAAGGTACAGCTTAAGTCCGGTGGTTATGTGATCATTGACCAGACCGAGGCGATGACCACCATCGATATCAATACCGGAGCCTTCGTCGGACATCGCAACCTTGAGGAAACCATCTTCAAGACCAATCTCGAGGCTGCGCGCTCCATCAGCCGGCAATTGCGCCTGCGCAATCTGGGCGGGATCATTATTATCGACTTTATCGATATGGAAGATCCTGAACACCAGCGGCAAGTGCACCGCATGCTGGAAAAAATGCTTGAGCGGGATCACGCCAAAACGAAGATTACCGGTGTTTCCGAGCTGGGCCTGGTGGAAATGACCCGCAAGCGCACGACCGAAAGCCTGGGCCAGGTGTTGTGCGAGTCGTGTCCGATCTGCGACGGCAGAGGTTTTCTCAAGACGCCTGAAACTGTCTGCTATGAGGTGTTCCGGGAGATCATGCGGGTAAACCGGGCTTACGAGGCGGAAAGCTACTTGGTGATGGCGGCCCAGAAAGTGGTGGATCGCTTACTGGACGAAGAATCCGACAATGTTGCGGACCTGGAGACGTTCATTGGCAAGAGCATCCGCTTTCAGGTCGAACCTTTTTACAGCCAGGAACAGTATGATGTGGTCCTGCTCTGA